AGGAGACTCTTGGGTATCTTCAGCAGAATTCTTTATTGAGAATGCGCTGCGTAGCTCTGCAGTCCTCAAAAGTCTGACAATATCTCAGCACAGCaaagtatataggtttgaaggaggcggagtacatagaggtggaatcaatctaaacaaagcatgcaaatgtggtacaggaaatcagcccagtaaaagatttttcccagccttgatctatttagcatacaagtgtcattcaaatgcaaaggtgctaaacaaaaggcacagttgtaccttgagcttagacttcacacttaacttgggaaacctGCCAGATGCTCAGGAAATgtataaagacaaaaggttactgtctcagggcttGGGCTGTCTGCTaaatcacaatatacataaccttttagaaatttgtaatccaacagttcattttatctttggctgtgtctgattcttgtgtttttctttccttctgtgattctgcttgtaaacagcaggtgttgatcattattggtcaatcatgacataatgatctccttaactccaacactgtgtcaatgctacttgaacactctgtagtgtggaaacacatgaacactgagcagggtttgtttaacactgggaaatattacatcaactttacatGTTTCATTCatgtaagactgatgcatttgaatcacattaagtttaattgatttgtttagatGCATAATGGGTGCTACAATTAAATCATGTTCattcaacatatttttttgagtgtgtagtGTGGAAActcatgaacactgagcagggtttgtttaacactgggaaatattacataaactttacctgtttcatttacgtaagactgatgcatttgaatcacattaagtttaattgatttgtttaaattaaaactatgtaatctaaatgcatggaaattttgtatgtaattgaattacataaaGTAGAAGTttaggctgaaatatttttttgagtgtgtacCGGTGTGTTTCCGCCCCAGTTCTGAGCATGTGCAGTGACTCACCAGAGAGAGTCGTTGATCTGAAGTGCCTCAGTCTCATTGAATCAACAAGTTCTTAtctaattcatttgattatttcttaatttagtttcaaataacaagaatgaatcacttaacataagtaaatttgttttattctcGTTAATCAGACATATTTGAATCAAGTAAGTGGCTAGTTGACTTTTTTGAGTGCAGAACAGGCCCAACAAAAGTTGTACTTCCTTTGACAGCTGAGGAAGTTCAACCTGCCGCAAGAGCTTCTGAAACAGTTCTACTCAGCCGTCATCGAGTCTATTCTGTGCACatcaataactgtctggtttggctcagctacaaattcagacaccagaagattacagagaacggttggGACTGCCgagaggattattggtgctccCCTGCCCTCCCTTCAAGAACTGTACACATCCAGAGTGAGGAAAAAggctcagaaaatcactctggatcccTCACATCCAAGTCCTTCCCTTTTTTAACTTTTGCCATCTGGCGCTACAGAGCCCCAAATACCAGGACGGCCAGGCACAAGAACACAAGTTTCTTCCCCCAGGCAATCTaccttatgaacagttaaatgttccccCCATTATGCAATAACAATGTGCAATAGccttatatttgtttattaccACCTCCATCCTAGTACATCCCTACATCTCCTTCTACTCTCTTCCATTCTATCATCTGTGTCACAACTATACATACCACTTATTTATTTCCTagttatttttcaattttttgtctatttatatttacatatgtgtatttttttattctcatcttatttttattgtctgcgtgttgttgttgtctctgtgcactggaagcctgtgacaccaaaacaaattccttgcATGCGCAAACATACTTGGtgataaagctctttctgattctgaaaaaCTTACAGTGTCATAGTTAAGCCTACAGATATACAGTCATAAAGACAAAACTTTATTAGCATGATTGGGCTTAAAACATACAGCCTGCTTTAAGTAGCctaacataaaaatgttaattaggaggttaaacaaaatgaaggggataatcaataataataataataatatctaacaataataatgataacaacaatgaaagaaagaaagaaagaaagaaagaatgaccAGTGAACGGATTTAAAATACTGGGAGGGCacagataaaaatgtttttttgttataacatttattgattgtaagaataaatgtacaaatcattagaatgctttctgaagacGACTATCATGCACAATAAGGATTTAGGTTCACAGAATAGGCTACTTTCTCAGTTCTGCACAGTTCATTTAAACCAAAATATTATTGTAGCtgataatatcataatattagaaCTGGTCATTATTAAAAGCTAAACTAACAAACATCTGTCAAAGGTCTTTTGTGTCCGGGAGGAAAGACTGGGAAAATGATAATACCTCACGTCACTTGGTAATCGTTGATCAGCTTTTGCTGTAGGCCTGTAGGTCCTGTAATTGGTAATGACTGCACTTTGCCATTGTTATCAGGACCGAAGTAACCCTTCCCTATAAATGTTGATCCCTGTTTACAACAGGTGGCTCTCCAGTAATACTTTGAGACAGTAACTCTAGGATTATTTGTTGGAATTCCTTTGTTAGTATCAGGAACTACACCAGTCACCACATAAGCTTCATCACAGGACTGCAGATCAAGAATAACAGCCGTCTCGTGTTTACTCCATTGACCCCGATTGAAGGTTAGATCCTGTGGTGCGGCGTTGGTCAGGGTGGAGGTGGCCAGCATGGACAGATGATTGTTTGTGTGCTGCACCGGGTAGAGGTGACCTTTGTCATAATTAGACTTTTCATAGTCACTATTCACAGCCTGCTTATTACCATTATTGGGTCCTTCAGCTCTCATGCATGGCTCATTTATACTATCCAGCTATAGGACATGCAAGAAAAATGCAACAAAGTATCTCAGACTGTTTTAGTCATAATTACAATTGATTATTGACATTTCAAATACATATGCTATAAAATACAGTTGAACAGTTACCTGAGGTTCGATGAACCAGGCGTCACACCTGCCCATGTGTGGGCTCTTCAACACATACGCAGAGTAGATGGGGATCCTCCAtgctgtattgtataaagttgCATAAAGATAAATTGGTTTATCATTGTTGTCCCAAAGACACTGACAGATGTGTGCTGATGAGCTCAGTGCTGGTGTAAACTGAGGAGGGCTGTTACTCAAAAAGAACTGCTTGCACTTATTAAAATTCTGCCCAACCTCACTCAGAGAGAGGTGCGGTAACAGAAGAAAAACGAACAGTTTCATGATGAAACTCAAGCAACGAGTGAGCAGAGAATATCTGC
The window above is part of the Labeo rohita strain BAU-BD-2019 unplaced genomic scaffold, IGBB_LRoh.1.0 scaffold_379, whole genome shotgun sequence genome. Proteins encoded here:
- the LOC127160535 gene encoding endonuclease domain-containing 1 protein, with translation MKLFVFLLLPHLSLSEVGQNFNKCKQFFLSNSPPQFTPALSSSAHICQCLWDNNDKPIYLYATLYNTAWRIPIYSAYVLKSPHMGRCDAWFIEPQLDSINEPCMRAEGPNNGNKQAVNSDYEKSNYDKGHLYPVQHTNNHLSMLATSTLTNAAPQDLTFNRGQWSKHETAVILDLQSCDEAYVVTGVVPDTNKGIPTNNPRVTVSKYYWRATCCKQGSTFIGKGYFGPDNNGKVQSLPITGPTGLQQKLINDYQVT